A region of Subdoligranulum variabile DNA encodes the following proteins:
- a CDS encoding recombinase family protein → MRQGNKRVLTGFAQEAAIYLRLSAADGPAAESDSIQNQRSFLREWAQHHDITIAREFVDDGHTGTDFARPGFQELSQCLMDGSVRCVIVKDYCAIIGLNQKDLENQGILA, encoded by the coding sequence ATGAGACAAGGCAATAAGCGAGTGCTGACCGGTTTTGCACAGGAGGCTGCCATTTACCTAAGACTGTCCGCCGCCGACGGTCCTGCCGCTGAGTCGGACTCTATACAAAATCAGCGTTCCTTCCTTCGGGAATGGGCACAACATCATGACATTACTATTGCCCGGGAATTTGTGGACGATGGCCACACCGGCACAGACTTTGCGCGTCCCGGTTTTCAGGAACTGAGTCAATGCCTGATGGATGGCAGCGTGCGCTGCGTCATCGTCAAGGATTATTGTGCGATAATAGGACTAAATCAGAAAGACCTTGAAAACCAAGGCATTCTGGCTTAG
- a CDS encoding DUF6050 family protein has protein sequence MGAIKVFLKEVVLPIALAFCLASFLKPIYMPDGVCDYFLMWICVGLPFGIRRMCLWLVPSGYGISGSVGIFALNLIIGGLIGGLAFFIGLLLGVIHTIREII, from the coding sequence GTGGGTGCTATCAAAGTCTTCTTGAAGGAGGTTGTGCTGCCAATCGCGCTTGCGTTCTGTCTTGCGTCATTTCTCAAGCCGATCTATATGCCTGACGGCGTATGCGACTACTTCCTAATGTGGATCTGCGTCGGCTTGCCATTCGGCATCCGGAGGATGTGCCTCTGGCTCGTTCCAAGCGGTTACGGCATCTCCGGCTCAGTCGGCATCTTCGCATTGAACTTAATCATAGGCGGTCTTATCGGAGGACTCGCCTTCTTCATCGGGCTGCTGCTCGGTGTCATTCATACCATCCGAGAAATCATCTGA
- a CDS encoding BRO family protein produces the protein MDNKIEIFKNEQFGEVRTILIGGEPWFVAVDVCNALDIGNPSQAISKLDDDEKVTLTTNEGHSGKLGGAQMLNVISEAGLYSLILKSRKPEAKAFKRWITHEVIPTIRKTGGYMTDSLLERIQKEPAVIMEFAQALILEKNRVKALECELNTAKPKADYYDAFINPDDCTNIRTTAKELKIPERKFVQFLLREKYLFRSPSGQLLPYNKDSNAGLFIVRDFVTYCYTGSQTYFTPKGKEVVRMKFQKKCGEELLPKMAR, from the coding sequence ATGGATAACAAAATTGAAATCTTCAAGAACGAACAGTTCGGTGAGGTGCGGACGATCCTCATCGGTGGTGAACCGTGGTTTGTTGCGGTTGATGTGTGCAATGCCCTTGATATTGGGAATCCGTCGCAAGCTATTTCAAAGCTCGACGATGACGAAAAAGTGACCCTCACTACTAATGAGGGTCACTCCGGAAAGCTGGGCGGCGCTCAAATGCTGAATGTAATCAGCGAAGCAGGACTCTATTCGCTTATTTTGAAAAGCCGCAAGCCCGAAGCCAAAGCCTTCAAACGCTGGATCACACATGAGGTCATTCCCACCATCCGCAAAACCGGTGGATACATGACAGACTCCCTTCTGGAACGCATTCAGAAGGAACCGGCGGTCATCATGGAGTTCGCTCAGGCGTTGATTCTGGAAAAGAATCGCGTGAAGGCTCTTGAGTGTGAGCTGAACACGGCAAAGCCCAAAGCCGATTACTACGACGCCTTCATCAATCCGGATGACTGCACCAATATCCGAACGACGGCGAAGGAACTGAAAATCCCGGAGCGCAAGTTCGTTCAGTTCCTTCTCAGAGAGAAGTACCTGTTTCGCTCTCCCTCCGGTCAGCTTCTTCCCTACAACAAGGACAGCAATGCCGGACTGTTCATCGTCCGCGATTTTGTGACGTACTGCTACACCGGTTCTCAGACCTACTTCACGCCGAAGGGCAAGGAGGTCGTCCGAATGAAGTTCCAGAAGAAGTGCGGTGAAGAGCTGCTTCCCAAGATGGCAAGGTGA
- a CDS encoding DUF6017 domain-containing protein: MIFVAVYRVNKNRSYTVMANFHLRDKSLSLKAVGLLSKMLSFNDGWKFSTKGLSAICKEGPDAILSALRELEKHGYLVRHRQRDGKGRMSCTIFEIYEEPQESTPEREKPHTENPCVEKPDVDNPRGDKSAQINTDQVITQERNTLSKNYQSINLDGMDRMDERSEYEEIIKENLDYDILCQDPKFDKDRFREIMDIMLDAVCSTATTIRINGEDMPQQVVKSRFLKLNSSHIEYVLEAMNKNPSDIRNIRAYLLTALYNASLTIDNYYSALVNHDFYGQDRSAGSKKPKTYDYSLCEDTL, encoded by the coding sequence GTGATTTTCGTGGCAGTCTATCGCGTAAACAAGAATCGTAGCTATACCGTCATGGCGAACTTCCACCTTCGAGACAAGAGCCTGTCACTCAAGGCAGTCGGTCTTCTCTCAAAGATGCTCTCGTTCAATGATGGCTGGAAGTTCTCAACCAAGGGGCTTTCTGCAATCTGCAAGGAAGGTCCGGATGCCATTCTCTCCGCGCTCCGTGAGCTTGAAAAGCACGGCTACCTTGTCCGGCACCGGCAGAGAGACGGTAAAGGCAGGATGAGCTGCACAATCTTTGAGATATACGAAGAGCCGCAGGAGTCCACGCCAGAACGGGAAAAGCCACACACGGAAAATCCATGTGTGGAGAAGCCAGATGTGGATAATCCACGCGGGGATAAGTCCGCACAAATAAATACTGATCAAGTAATTACCCAAGAAAGAAATACTCTCTCAAAGAACTATCAATCCATCAATCTTGATGGGATGGACAGGATGGATGAGCGAAGCGAGTATGAAGAGATTATCAAAGAGAATCTTGACTACGACATTCTCTGTCAGGATCCGAAGTTCGATAAAGACCGCTTCCGGGAGATCATGGACATCATGCTGGATGCCGTCTGCTCTACCGCTACGACCATCCGTATCAATGGCGAGGATATGCCGCAGCAAGTGGTTAAGTCCCGCTTTCTCAAGCTGAATAGCAGCCACATAGAGTACGTTCTGGAAGCAATGAACAAGAACCCGTCAGACATCCGTAATATCCGGGCGTACCTGTTGACCGCTCTGTATAACGCCTCTCTGACGATAGACAATTACTACTCCGCGCTCGTCAATCATGATTTCTACGGGCAGGACAGATCGGCAGGGTCAAAGAAGCCGAAGACCTACGATTATAGCCTTTGTGAAGACACTCTTTAA
- a CDS encoding PcfB family protein codes for MQDEVNTKVVAIMIKGGKISAEVLKKALDKFVQEIEKAQKQMQQPKTYRGKQSIKHLMSQNAAISNIEVTDGNIKSFERTASKYGLDFALKKDVSVEPPSYLVFFKGRDVDVMTAAFKEFSAKTVKQKEQPSIRHKLDQEKAQSKAQHKEKVKVKTKDRGVEL; via the coding sequence ATGCAGGATGAAGTCAACACCAAAGTTGTTGCAATCATGATCAAGGGCGGCAAAATCTCAGCCGAGGTGCTGAAAAAGGCACTGGACAAGTTCGTGCAGGAGATTGAGAAGGCGCAGAAGCAGATGCAGCAGCCAAAAACCTATCGCGGCAAGCAGTCCATCAAGCATCTGATGAGCCAGAATGCCGCCATCTCCAACATTGAAGTGACGGACGGCAACATCAAGTCCTTTGAGCGTACTGCCAGCAAATACGGTCTGGACTTTGCGCTCAAGAAGGACGTTTCCGTTGAGCCGCCCAGCTATCTTGTCTTCTTCAAGGGACGAGATGTTGATGTGATGACCGCCGCGTTCAAGGAGTTCTCCGCCAAAACCGTCAAGCAGAAGGAACAGCCGTCCATCCGGCACAAGCTGGATCAGGAGAAAGCTCAGAGCAAGGCGCAGCACAAGGAGAAGGTCAAGGTCAAAACCAAGGATCGGGGTGTGGAGCTGTGA
- a CDS encoding VirD4-like conjugal transfer protein, CD1115 family: MNKPDVKKLVLLNLPYVFAFYFADKIAAVFRLAPGTEFIDKLTNGFAVFGTAFANPLPSFHPVDLLIGLIAGALLKLAVYVKGKNRKKFRQGEEYGSARWGKPEDIKPYMDPEFSNNVILTQTEFLTMNSRPKQPKYARNKNILVIGGSGSGKTRFFVKPNLMQMHSSYVVTDPKGTVLVECGRMLEKGGYVIKSLNTINFRKSMHYNPFSYIRSEKDILKLVNTIIVNTKGDGDKSGEDFWVKAEKLYYTALIGYIWYEAPDHEKNFTTLLEMINASEAREDDETFKNPVDVMFDELEACDPDHFAVKQYRKYKLAAGKTAKSILISCGARLAPFDIAELRDLMSYDEMELDTIGDRKTALFVIISDTDDTFNFVVAIMYSQLFNLLCDKADDVYNGRLPVHVRCLLDEFANIGQIPKFDKLIATIRSREISASIILQSQSQLKTIYKDAADTITGNCDCTLFLGGKEKSTLKEISEVLGKETIDLYNTSETRSNNNSYGLNYQKTGKELMSQDEIAVMDGAKCILQLRGVRPFLSNKYDITKHPKYRQLSDYNKRNVFDIEKYRQHKLVVKPDDTFDLYDMGEVDAD; the protein is encoded by the coding sequence GTGAACAAACCCGATGTGAAGAAGCTCGTTCTTCTGAACCTTCCGTATGTCTTCGCCTTCTACTTTGCAGATAAGATTGCCGCCGTGTTCCGTCTCGCACCCGGCACAGAGTTCATCGACAAGCTGACAAACGGTTTTGCCGTGTTCGGCACAGCCTTTGCAAATCCGCTGCCCAGCTTTCATCCCGTCGATCTGCTTATCGGGCTGATTGCCGGTGCGCTGCTCAAGCTGGCAGTCTACGTCAAGGGCAAGAACCGCAAAAAGTTCCGGCAGGGCGAAGAGTACGGCTCTGCACGATGGGGCAAACCGGAGGACATCAAGCCGTACATGGACCCGGAGTTTTCCAACAACGTTATCCTGACGCAGACGGAGTTCCTGACCATGAACAGCCGCCCGAAGCAGCCAAAATACGCCCGCAACAAAAACATCCTTGTCATCGGCGGTTCCGGCTCAGGTAAGACGCGCTTTTTCGTGAAGCCAAACCTGATGCAGATGCACAGCTCCTATGTGGTCACTGACCCGAAGGGTACGGTGCTGGTAGAGTGCGGCAGGATGCTCGAAAAGGGCGGCTACGTCATCAAGTCGCTGAACACCATCAATTTCCGGAAATCCATGCACTACAACCCGTTCAGCTACATCCGCAGCGAGAAGGACATCCTCAAGCTGGTCAATACGATCATCGTCAATACGAAGGGAGACGGCGATAAGTCCGGCGAAGATTTCTGGGTCAAGGCGGAAAAGCTCTACTACACAGCTCTCATCGGCTACATCTGGTACGAGGCACCCGACCACGAGAAAAACTTTACTACTCTGCTCGAAATGATCAATGCCTCGGAAGCCAGAGAGGACGATGAGACCTTCAAGAACCCCGTGGATGTCATGTTCGATGAGCTGGAAGCCTGCGATCCTGACCACTTTGCGGTCAAGCAATACCGCAAATACAAGCTGGCGGCGGGCAAAACCGCTAAGTCGATTTTAATTTCCTGCGGTGCAAGGCTTGCGCCCTTCGACATCGCAGAGCTGCGGGATCTGATGAGCTACGATGAAATGGAGCTGGACACCATCGGAGACCGAAAGACGGCGCTGTTCGTCATCATTTCCGATACCGACGATACCTTCAATTTCGTTGTGGCAATCATGTATTCCCAGCTCTTCAACCTTCTCTGCGACAAAGCAGATGACGTTTACAACGGACGGCTTCCCGTCCATGTGCGCTGTCTGCTGGACGAGTTTGCGAACATCGGTCAAATCCCCAAGTTTGATAAGCTCATCGCAACCATCCGAAGCCGGGAAATCTCGGCGTCAATCATCTTGCAGTCCCAGTCTCAGCTCAAGACCATCTACAAGGATGCGGCTGACACCATCACAGGTAACTGCGACTGCACACTTTTTCTTGGCGGTAAGGAGAAATCCACGCTCAAGGAAATCAGCGAGGTGCTGGGTAAGGAGACAATCGACCTTTACAACACCTCAGAAACCCGTTCCAACAACAACTCCTATGGCTTGAATTATCAGAAAACCGGCAAGGAACTGATGTCTCAGGATGAGATCGCCGTCATGGACGGAGCAAAGTGTATTTTGCAGCTTCGAGGCGTGAGACCTTTTCTCAGTAACAAATACGACATTACGAAGCATCCAAAGTACCGGCAGCTCTCCGACTATAACAAGCGGAACGTCTTTGACATCGAGAAGTACCGGCAGCACAAGCTGGTAGTCAAGCCCGATGACACATTCGACCTCTATGATATGGGCGAGGTCGATGCAGATTAA
- a CDS encoding Maff2 family mobile element protein, with protein sequence MAFINQAVTVLQTLVIALGAGLAVWGVVNLMEGYGNDNPGAKSQGIKQLMAGGGVVLIGTTLIPLLSGLFG encoded by the coding sequence ATGGCTTTTATCAATCAGGCTGTCACGGTTCTTCAGACGCTCGTTATCGCCCTCGGCGCAGGTCTCGCAGTGTGGGGTGTTGTCAACCTCATGGAAGGCTACGGCAACGACAACCCCGGCGCCAAGTCTCAGGGCATCAAGCAGCTCATGGCTGGCGGTGGTGTGGTGCTGATCGGTACGACCCTCATCCCTCTGCTCTCCGGTCTGTTCGGTTAA
- a CDS encoding Maff2 family mobile element protein, with protein sequence MAFINQAVTVLQTLVIALGAGLAVWGVVNLMEGYGNDNPGAKSQGIKQLMAGGGVVLIGTTLIPLLSGLFG encoded by the coding sequence ATGGCATTTATCAATCAGGCAGTTACGGTTCTCCAGACGCTTGTTATCGCCCTCGGTGCAGGTCTTGCGGTGTGGGGAGTTGTCAACCTCATGGAAGGCTACGGCAACGACAACCCCGGCGCTAAGTCTCAGGGCATCAAGCAGCTCATGGCTGGCGGCGGTGTGGTGCTGATCGGCACGACCCTCATCCCCCTGCTCTCCGGTTTGTTCGGCTAA
- a CDS encoding VirB6/TrbL-like conjugal transfer protein, CD1112 family, translating into MGSILEKIEQALKDMLIGWIESNLTNMFTDVNEKVGTIAAEVGQTPSGWNGGVYQMIRGLSENVIVPIAGIIITFVLCYELISMITEKNNLHDMDTWMFFKWFFKAAVAIYLVTHTFDIVMAVFDIGQNVVSGAAGVIHGNTSIDIDSTIAQMRTGMENMGVGELLGLSIETLLISLCLKIMAILITVILYGRMIEIYCTVSIAPIPIATMSNREWGSIGTNYLKGLFALAFQGFLIMVCVGIYAVLINGMIIADNIHSALFSVAAYTVILCFSLFKTGSLAKSIFHAH; encoded by the coding sequence TTGGGCAGCATTTTAGAAAAGATCGAACAGGCTCTCAAGGATATGCTGATCGGATGGATCGAGAGCAACCTGACCAATATGTTCACCGATGTCAATGAGAAGGTAGGAACGATTGCCGCCGAGGTCGGACAAACCCCGTCCGGCTGGAACGGCGGCGTGTACCAGATGATCCGGGGACTATCCGAAAACGTGATAGTACCCATCGCTGGTATCATCATCACCTTCGTTTTGTGCTACGAACTGATCTCCATGATCACCGAGAAAAACAACCTTCACGACATGGACACATGGATGTTCTTCAAGTGGTTTTTCAAGGCGGCTGTGGCGATCTACCTCGTGACGCATACGTTTGACATCGTGATGGCAGTATTCGACATCGGGCAGAACGTGGTTTCTGGTGCAGCCGGAGTCATCCACGGCAACACCAGCATTGATATTGATTCGACGATTGCGCAGATGCGTACCGGCATGGAGAACATGGGTGTCGGAGAACTGCTCGGACTGTCGATAGAAACGCTCCTGATCAGCTTGTGCCTCAAAATCATGGCGATCCTCATTACGGTTATCCTCTACGGGCGCATGATTGAGATTTACTGCACCGTGAGCATCGCGCCTATTCCCATCGCAACCATGAGCAACCGCGAATGGGGCAGCATCGGCACGAACTATCTGAAAGGCTTGTTCGCTTTGGCATTTCAGGGCTTTCTCATCATGGTCTGCGTCGGCATCTATGCGGTGCTGATCAACGGCATGATTATTGCAGACAACATTCACTCGGCTCTGTTCTCTGTGGCGGCGTACACGGTCATTCTGTGTTTCTCGCTGTTCAAGACCGGAAGCCTCGCAAAATCCATTTTCCATGCGCACTAA
- a CDS encoding MT-A70 family methyltransferase produces MRTKEVGSMKKYSIIYADPPWAYRTYSKKGQGRSAESHYPTMCIEDIKALPVGELAAKDCALSLWITFPCLCEALEVLTAWGFSYKTVAFVWVKQNRKNDDLFTGMGYWTRANAEICILATKGHPKRVDAGVRQVILSHIEEHSKKPDEARERIVRLMGDLPRVELFARQSPEGWDVWGNEVECTAHLPMEETPCCG; encoded by the coding sequence ATGCGCACTAAGGAGGTCGGCAGCATGAAGAAGTACAGCATCATCTACGCCGATCCCCCTTGGGCGTATCGGACTTACTCCAAGAAGGGACAGGGACGGTCGGCAGAAAGCCATTATCCGACGATGTGCATTGAAGACATCAAGGCACTTCCGGTCGGTGAGCTTGCCGCCAAGGACTGCGCTCTGTCCCTCTGGATCACGTTCCCGTGCCTCTGTGAAGCACTCGAAGTGCTGACGGCATGGGGCTTTTCTTATAAGACCGTGGCTTTTGTATGGGTGAAGCAAAACCGCAAGAACGATGACCTCTTCACCGGCATGGGGTATTGGACAAGGGCAAACGCGGAAATCTGCATCCTTGCCACGAAGGGACATCCGAAGCGAGTTGACGCCGGTGTGCGTCAGGTCATCCTCAGCCACATCGAAGAGCATTCCAAAAAGCCGGATGAGGCGCGGGAACGCATTGTTCGGCTCATGGGAGACCTTCCCCGCGTAGAGCTTTTTGCCCGTCAGTCTCCCGAAGGCTGGGACGTTTGGGGCAACGAGGTCGAATGCACGGCACATCTTCCAATGGAGGAAACACCATGCTGCGGCTAA
- a CDS encoding XF1762 family protein produces MLRLRPISLRDANEYVRKYHRHHKPVAGHKFSIGCEADGELVGVIIVGRPVSRYLDDGFTLEVTRLCTNGAKNACSFLYGAAARAAAAMGYKRIITYTLESENGASLRASGWICQGKAGGLRWTGKRQPKEDQYPAQMKLRYEKQLRKEETVNGICSGPEGS; encoded by the coding sequence ATGCTGCGGCTAAGACCTATCTCTCTTCGAGACGCCAACGAGTATGTCCGGAAGTATCACCGGCATCATAAGCCGGTTGCCGGTCACAAGTTTTCCATCGGCTGTGAAGCAGACGGTGAGCTGGTCGGTGTAATCATCGTCGGGCGTCCCGTCAGCCGGTATCTGGATGACGGCTTCACATTGGAGGTTACAAGGCTATGCACCAACGGGGCGAAGAACGCTTGCAGCTTTCTCTACGGCGCGGCGGCAAGAGCTGCTGCGGCTATGGGCTATAAGCGCATCATCACCTACACGCTGGAAAGCGAAAACGGTGCAAGCCTTCGTGCTTCCGGCTGGATCTGTCAAGGCAAAGCGGGTGGGCTTCGCTGGACAGGCAAGCGTCAGCCGAAGGAGGATCAATATCCCGCACAAATGAAGCTGCGCTATGAAAAGCAGCTTAGAAAGGAGGAAACAGTCAATGGCATTTGTTCCGGTCCCGAAGGATCTTAA
- a CDS encoding PrgI family protein, with the protein MAFVPVPKDLNRVKTKVMFNLTKRQLICFSIAAAVGVPIFFLAKAHLDLSTAAMLMVVIMLPFIFFALYEKDGQPAEKYLYHIVQSMFIRDKVRPYRTNNLYAEIQQKIKEQEELQLEQQHSKGKA; encoded by the coding sequence ATGGCATTTGTTCCGGTCCCGAAGGATCTTAACCGCGTCAAAACGAAGGTCATGTTCAACCTGACCAAGCGGCAGCTCATTTGTTTTTCCATCGCTGCGGCAGTCGGTGTCCCGATTTTCTTTCTGGCGAAGGCACATCTCGACTTGTCTACGGCGGCAATGCTGATGGTGGTTATCATGCTCCCGTTTATCTTCTTCGCGCTTTACGAGAAGGACGGTCAGCCCGCCGAAAAGTATCTGTACCACATCGTACAGTCCATGTTCATCCGGGACAAGGTGCGTCCCTACCGCACGAACAATCTCTACGCTGAGATTCAGCAGAAAATCAAAGAACAGGAGGAATTGCAGCTTGAACAACAGCACAGCAAAGGCAAAGCCTAA
- a CDS encoding VirB4-like conjugal transfer ATPase, CD1110 family — protein sequence MTVKNGVVYGDALSAQEKKRIVMQKKKDRKAKKVRKSAQQTIPYVEMCRDGICKVNSRLYTKSIAFEDINYQLAQNEDKTAIFENWCDFLNYFDSSIFVQLSFINQKASLNEFRKRINIPAREDAFNDIRSEYSGMLQNQLTKGNNGLVKKKYITFGIEADSLRTAKPKLERIETDILNNFKTLGVRTEPLSGYERLKVLHDVFNTDTNEPFRFSFDMVARTGLSTKDFIAPTSFDFREGKCFKMGRTVGAVSFLQILAPELNDRMLADFLEMDSNITVNFHIRTIDQAKAIKSIKSKITDLDKMKIEEQKKAVRSGYDMDIIPSDLATFGGEAKRLLQDLQTRNERLFLVTILIMNTATSRQKLENAVFQTAAIAQKYNCALKRLDFQQEEGLMSSLPIGVNQVEIERGLTTSSTAVFVPFTTQELFQGGEALYYGLNALSNNMIMVDRKRLKNPNGLILGTPGSGKSFSAKREMTNAFLITEDDIIVCDPEAEYFPLVQKLGGQVIRISPVSTDYINPLDINTNYSEEENPLTLKSDFILSMCELIVGGKDGLQPVEKTIIDRSVRMVYQEFLADPKPEKMPILEDLYNILRNQKEPEAQRIATALEIYVHGSLNVFNHRTNVDVNNRFVCYDIRELGKQLKKLGMLIVQDQVWNRVTINRAQHKATRYYMDEFHLLLKEEQTAAYSVEIWKRFRKWGGIPTGITQNVKDLLASREVENIFENSDFVYLLNQASGDRQILSKALNISPSQQNYITNSNAGEGLIFYGSTIVPFKDDFPKDTQLYRIMTTRLEETVQN from the coding sequence ATGACCGTCAAAAACGGCGTCGTTTACGGCGATGCCCTTTCCGCTCAGGAAAAGAAGCGGATCGTCATGCAGAAGAAAAAGGACAGGAAGGCAAAGAAAGTCCGCAAGTCCGCCCAGCAGACCATCCCCTATGTGGAGATGTGCCGTGACGGTATCTGCAAGGTGAACAGCCGCCTCTACACGAAGTCCATCGCCTTTGAGGACATCAACTACCAGCTTGCGCAGAACGAGGACAAAACTGCCATCTTTGAGAACTGGTGCGACTTTCTGAACTACTTCGACAGTTCGATTTTCGTCCAGCTCTCCTTCATCAATCAGAAGGCAAGCCTCAATGAGTTCCGCAAGCGCATCAACATTCCGGCACGGGAGGACGCCTTCAACGACATCCGCTCCGAGTATTCCGGTATGCTGCAAAACCAGCTCACCAAGGGCAACAACGGACTGGTCAAGAAGAAGTACATCACCTTCGGCATTGAGGCAGACTCCCTCCGCACGGCAAAGCCGAAGCTCGAACGCATTGAAACCGACATTCTCAACAACTTCAAAACCCTCGGTGTGAGAACCGAGCCGCTGTCCGGCTACGAGCGGCTGAAAGTGCTTCATGATGTGTTCAACACGGATACCAATGAGCCGTTCCGCTTTTCCTTTGACATGGTAGCCCGGACGGGACTCAGCACGAAGGACTTCATCGCGCCCACTTCCTTTGATTTCCGTGAAGGCAAGTGCTTCAAGATGGGCAGAACCGTCGGCGCGGTGAGCTTTCTGCAAATCCTCGCTCCGGAACTCAATGACCGTATGCTTGCCGACTTCCTTGAGATGGACAGCAACATCACGGTCAATTTTCATATCCGGACGATTGACCAGGCGAAGGCAATCAAGAGCATCAAGTCGAAGATCACCGACCTCGACAAGATGAAGATTGAAGAGCAGAAAAAGGCGGTCCGCTCCGGCTACGATATGGACATCATCCCGTCCGATCTCGCCACCTTCGGCGGTGAGGCGAAGCGTCTGTTGCAGGATCTCCAGACCCGCAATGAGAGACTGTTCCTTGTGACTATCCTCATCATGAACACAGCAACCAGCCGCCAGAAGCTCGAAAATGCGGTGTTCCAGACCGCCGCCATTGCCCAAAAGTATAACTGTGCGCTCAAGCGTCTTGACTTCCAGCAGGAAGAGGGGCTGATGTCCTCTCTGCCTATCGGCGTTAATCAGGTGGAAATTGAACGCGGACTGACCACTTCCAGCACGGCGGTTTTCGTGCCGTTCACCACGCAGGAGCTTTTTCAGGGCGGCGAAGCTCTCTACTACGGGCTGAACGCGCTGTCCAACAACATGATCATGGTTGACCGCAAGCGGCTCAAGAACCCCAACGGGCTGATCTTGGGTACACCCGGTTCCGGTAAGTCCTTCTCCGCCAAGCGCGAAATGACGAACGCCTTCCTCATCACGGAGGATGACATCATCGTCTGTGACCCCGAAGCCGAGTATTTCCCCCTTGTGCAGAAGCTCGGTGGTCAGGTTATCCGCATTTCGCCGGTCAGCACGGATTACATCAATCCGCTGGACATCAACACGAACTACTCCGAAGAGGAAAACCCGCTGACGCTGAAATCCGACTTTATCCTCTCCATGTGTGAGCTGATTGTCGGCGGCAAGGACGGCTTGCAGCCGGTTGAGAAGACCATCATTGACCGCAGTGTCCGCATGGTTTATCAGGAGTTCCTTGCAGACCCCAAACCGGAGAAAATGCCGATCCTCGAAGACCTTTACAACATTCTGAGAAATCAGAAGGAGCCGGAGGCGCAGCGCATCGCAACCGCCCTTGAAATCTATGTTCACGGCTCTCTGAACGTCTTCAATCACAGAACGAATGTGGATGTCAACAACCGCTTCGTCTGCTATGACATCCGCGAACTCGGCAAGCAGCTCAAGAAGCTCGGTATGCTGATTGTGCAGGATCAGGTTTGGAACAGAGTTACAATCAACCGCGCCCAGCACAAGGCAACTCGCTACTACATGGACGAGTTCCATCTGCTCTTGAAGGAGGAACAGACCGCCGCATACAGCGTGGAAATCTGGAAGCGTTTCAGAAAATGGGGCGGCATCCCGACCGGAATTACGCAGAACGTCAAGGATCTTCTTGCGTCCCGTGAGGTGGAGAACATCTTTGAAAACTCGGATTTTGTCTACCTTCTGAATCAGGCATCCGGCGACCGGCAGATTCTCTCGAAGGCGCTGAACATCTCGCCCAGCCAGCAGAACTACATCACCAACTCCAACGCCGGTGAGGGACTGATCTTCTACGGCTCGACCATCGTTCCCTTCAAGGACGATTTCCCGAAGGACACCCAGCTCTACCGCATCATGACCACCCGCTTAGAAGAAACCGTACAGAACTAA